The Streptomyces sp. NBC_01571 genome includes the window CCGGGCTGACCGCTTGGCAGGGCCTGTTCGACCACGGCCGCCTCACCACCGGCCAGACCGTCCTGATCCATGGCGCCACGGGCGGCGTCGGCTCGATCGCGGTACAGCTCGCCCACGAGGTCGGCGCCCGCGTCATTGGCACCGGCCGGGCCTCCGGGCGGGACAAGGCACTCGCACTCGGCGTCGACACCTTCATCGACCTGCAGACCGAGAAGCTGGAAGACGCCGGCGAGGCCGACGTCGTGTTCGACGTGATCGGCGGCGACATCCTCGACCGCTCGGCCGCCCTGGTGCGCCCCGGTGGCACGCTGGTCACCATCGTCATGCCGGCCAAGGTCCACCCCAAGGACGGGCGGGCAATCTTCTTCGTCGTCGAACCCGACCGCGCCCGGCTCACCGATCTCGCCGCGCGGCTGAGGGACGGCCGGCTCAAGCCGTTCGTCGGTGCTGTGCGGCCGCTTGCCGAAGCGCCCTCCGCCTTCGCCCCCGGCAAGCGCACCCCAGGCAAGACGATCATCCGCGTCACGGATGGCTGAATAAGGAGACCCCTCGTGATCAGAAAACGAATCGCCGCCAGCCTCCTGGCCGTCGCCACGCTGACGGCGGCCACGGCCTGCTCGACCTCGGCCCAGCCCACCCACGTCAAGGGGACGACCGCAGCCGTGGCATCGCCTGCGGCCATGGCATCGACACGCCCCACCGAAACCCTCAAGCCGCTGCTCCAGCAGGCCCTTCCGAATGTGAAGGGCAAGACGTTCACCTCGGTGATCGTCGACTTCCCGCCCAACGCACGCGCGATGTCTCACCGGCACGGCCAAGCGTTCGTCTACGCCTACGTCCTGGAAGGCACCGTGCGCAGCCAGCTCGCAGGCAAGCCCGTGAGTACCTACCACCAGGGCGACAACTGGGTCGAGACGCCGGGTGCGCACCACCTCCTCACCGAGAACACCAGCCCGACCGAACGGGCCAGGCTCCTGGTCGTCTTCGTCTCCAACACCGGAGAGAAGCTCAAGATCGACGACCCGGCGTCGTAGGCCGGGGCACGCAGCGGACGGAAACCGCCCCGCCCAACACTCGGCCCCTGCCAAACACACCGGCCAGCCCACGCACGCCAAGTGCACGGCGCAGGCCACCCGAACGAATCGAAGGAATCATGACCGACCCCCAGCGCGTCGACATCGGCAAGCAGCACCCGGCCGCCTACAAGACTCTCATCGCTCTGTCGTCACAGGTGGAAGAGGCCGCCGCCACAGCGGGCCTCGACCCCCTCCTGGTCGAGCTGTTGAGGATCCGCACCTCTCAGATCAACGGCTGCGCGTTCTGCCTGCGCATGCACACCCGCGACGCCCTCAAGAAGGGCGAAAACCCCGACCGGATCGCCGTGCTGCCCGCCTGGGCAGAGACCGGCTACTTCTCCGAGACCGACCGCGCCGCCCTCCGCCTGACCGAGGCCATCACACGCGTGCCGGACGGACACGTCAGCGACGAGGACTTCAACGCCGCCGCGGCCGTACTCGCCCCAGACCAGGTTTCGGCAATCGCCTGGCTGTCAACGGTGATGAACGCCTTCAACCGCGTCGCGATCACCAGCCGATACCCCGTCGGCAACTGACCTCGACGGTGACACCGGCGGTGATACGGGCTGCCGAAGCCTCCACCGTCGTGAAGGTGACGGCGGAATCACTCGGGCGGCTTGTGCGAGCTGCCCCGGCCCGCACAAGCGCGGAAGCGTCCGACGGCGTCCGCGCACGGGAACGGCCAGGGGAGCCAGGCCGAGCCGCTTGTCCATGTCGAGGCGGAAGGTGCCGTACCGGTTGACGATGTACCAGACCAGGGCGGCCAGGCCGTGCCGGTTCATCCGGTCTTGAGCAGTGATAGTCGAACGTGGTTCCCGGTGGGGTGATCCTCGTCGGGCGAGAGCACGGAGACGGGGCCTCCTGAACAGCCCGTGGGTGTCGATGCTCTGCGCGTGATGCGCCAGGTCTTGGAGTCAGGCGGAGGCGCATTCGCGGGGGGGGGCTCGGAGTCTGGCGTGGTCGCGGTTGAACTGCTGGTAGAGCTCGGGCTGTTCGCGGTGGTGGTAGTGGGGGGGTTTGGAAGGTGGTGCCGGCCCCCTGGTAGGCGCGGGCCGCGAGGACGAGATCTCTCGGGTGAGCCAGGCCTGGACGATGCCGTGGACCCGGGCGGAGGTCAGGTCGTGGGTGCGGCCGGGCGTGGCCCGCGAGAACCACAGCGGGGTGCCGTCCGAGCGGCGATGGCCTGCACGTTCATGCCGTGCTTCTTGGGCTTCTGCGAGTGGTACGGCTCGTCCGCCTTGACGCGGTCGATGGCGATGAGGGTGCCGTCAACCACGACCAATGGAGGTTTCGCCCTGCATCGCCTTCTTCTTCCTGTTCTTCGGCATGGTCGCGTTCAACGACCTGATGGTCGGTTCGCCCTGGACAGGTGCCCTCAGGGTCGTCGCAGACGCAGCCGGACTCTCCGGAGCCATCTGATCTGCTGCAGCCGAGACCCAGGGCGGCCAGTCACTGCCCGTACTCCTGCGTCGATACATACCATTCAGCAGGTTCGAGTAGCCGCCAGCAGCCTCCTCGGCGCGGCCGTGCCGGGCGAGAAGGCGCGTGGGCCGGGCAGTCTCGACGGGAGTCGGCGCAAGCGCCAGGATCGCGCGGGCTTCTCGGGCGAGCAGACGTTCGCGCTTGTCCGCAAACGCGTCCAACCCCCACCGCCTGCGCAAGCGCAAGGCCTTCGGCTATCTCTCCCCCCCCCCCCCGAGACCAGGCACCGGCCTCAGCACGTCCTCGCGGCAAAACGATCACGCGTCCGAGATCACGGGGAAGCCTCAATGTGGACTTCCATCCAGTCCTCCTGCAGTAGCTGCGGGGCTCGGGCGTCTCGGGAAAGCCCCAGGACCGCGGCGCTTGCCCGGATGGTCTCGGCCTGGGGTGATTGATGTCGGCGGTGGGCCCCGGAAGCAGGTGAACACGGCACCTGTGGTCATGTAGTTCTCTACGCTCCAAGATCCACGTAGATTGCGACTTCGGTTGGATGCGGCTCATCACACTGGGGTATCTGGCCGTGCGGGGTGAGCGTACCCTCGCCCCGCACGGCCAGATGGTCGACGACAGGCCACGCTTGGTGCTCTGGTCCTTTCATGAGCCAGCCGCCAGAGTCCGTGAATCTGAACCGTCCGCCTGTCGGCGCGCTCCAGAACACCTCGCCGTGCCTGTCGTCGAGCCACCGTGAGACGCACCTACGGCATCGTTACGGCCGTGAAGGCGCCGGAGTCGAATTGGTTGATCGCCGATTGGGCGGCGTCGTGGGACGTGGAGAAGATGCCCGCGTCCTGCTTCACTGCGGCCGAGGTCAACGTCACGGGCTGACCGATCGGGGCATAGTTGGCACCGTCGTAGGAGTACGAGGCGCTGAACGAGCTGCCCGATCGGGTGAGCTTCACCCAGATGGGGCGGTAGTTGTCGACGCTGACGCGGGCGTCGGTGTCCAGGTACCCGTCGCCGTTGGTGTCCCACTCGAACACGGCGCCGTTGCGGGCGGTAACCGCGACGACGGCATATCCGGCCGACTCTCCCGCCTTGGCCATGTCGTTGCGGACCATGACCCCGGACTTGGCCCAGGCGTTGGCGTCGTTGACCGACACGACCCGGGTGGACACGCTTGAGTCGGCGTTGAACGAACCGGCCCGGTAGATCGAGCCGAACTGGTCGTCGTGTTGACCGCCGGCGCCCCACACGTCGGTGCCGGCTGCCGCGATCCCGAAGCCATCGCCGCTCTGGCCGAAGTACGAGCTGACGGCCGAACCTCCGGCAGCGGCGTGGCCGGCTGCGACCGGTGCATCAACCGCGCACCCACTGAAGCCGAACTGGTTCGCGTTGAGCGACGTCCGGTACTGCGGCGCGACACCCGCCTGGCAGATCACGTCTTGTGCACCCGCGGGCCAGTTGACGCCGGTGACCTTTACGTTGTTGATCAGCTTATTGTTGTGCGCCTCAGCGTTCGGCGTCGAGGCTCCACCCGAGTTGTACCAGTTGTTCTGGATGACGTTGTCGCTGGTGTTGTTGCGGAGGCTGTACGCGTTGGTGAAGAGGAACGAACCGCCCTGGACCACGTTGTTCTCGTATGACATCGAGCGCGAGCCCTCGTCGAGGTAGAGGCCGACTCCTGAGATGTTGAACAGGTAGTTCTTGGCGACCACGGTCCCCGGGCTAGCGGATAGGTTGTAGACCGAGCCACCGTCGGCGAAGCGTGCCTTCGTGTTGTGCACGAGGTTGCCTTCGACGCGGTTGTCCCTGAGCGTGGTAGGCGTCGTGTAAAGCGTGTTCCACTTGTAGTAGCCGCGGTCGACGTAGTCGTTCGACCCCCCGGCGTCGTTGATGCCCCAACCGTAGCCGGTGTCGATGCCGTCATAGGGGACGTTCGAGACCTCGTTGTGCAAGATGCGGGCGTTGGTGACGTAGGTACTGAGGATGCCGCTGTTGTCCTTGTAGTCCACCGCCACGCGATTGATCGTGTTGTTGGCGATCAGAATGTTCCGATTGGTCATCCTCGGGTTGCTGGGGTGGTGCGCGTCAGGCAGTACGCCACCGACCGCGACGCCGTGCCCGCTGTTCTCCATGAACCGGTTGCCGACCACGTCGATGTCGCTGGCGCCCAGCCCGACGCCGGTCGTCGTGGCGTTGGCGTCGTTTCCGACACCCAGCGCCGACTGACCGAGGTTGGTGAACGTGTTGCCGGTGAACGAGATGCGGCTGGCAGCGGAGACCTGTACGGCGGCGGGCTCCTGGTACCAACTGGTGCGCGCTCGCTCGAACATCTCGCATCCGCGCGAGCAACTGGTGAAGGCGTCAGCGGGACGGTAGTCGTAGGCGCCCTTGATGAAGAGGCCGTTCTGCTGGTCCGCATAGCCGTCGGTCGAGGGGCCGAGCCAGGAGGTTCCGGAGAACTGGATGCCCTTGAAGGCAAGGCCGGTCACCGGCTTGCCGTACGTCCCGCCGATGCTGATCAATGTCTCCAGACGGGGCAGCTCGATGTCGAGCTGGTTGGGGTCGACCCCGTCCGCCGGCTTGTAGTAGAGCTTCCTGGCGCCCGGGTCTATGTACCACTGGCCGACCTGGGTAAGGAAACTCAGTGAGTTGTCGAGGTACCAGCTCGGACCGGCCAGGAATGAGTTCTGGACGGTGTCCCAGCCCCACGTGTTGTTGTCCCACGCCGGCTGCGCCATCGTGATCTCGGTGGCACTGATGCTCTGCACCGGCGAGTAGCGATTCGTGAAGTCGCCGAGGGACTCGAACTCGATGCGCCCCTGGTCGGGGAGCGTGGCGAGGTAGCTCAGGGCCGGGTTCTTGATGGTGAGACCAGTTGCTGTGGGACTGACGTCCGCGTTGGCCAGGCGGATCGCGGCGCGAGGGGCAATCACGCCGTTCACGTAGAGCTGGCGGGTGTCGAGGCCGCTGGGGGTGTTCGCCTCCCAGATACCTGACCCTGCCTCGGACTTGGACCAGCCGGTGACCTTCGAGGCGCCTGTGATGACGGGGTGAGCGTCCGGGGCGGCGTTCCAGTGGACGGTGTGGTCGCCGCCGTCATTGCCGGGTCCGAACCGAAGGGGCTCGGAAAGGCGGTAGGTGCCGTCGGCAAGCTGAACGCTCACGTCACCATGTTTGGCGGCCGGGCCGACCAGATGCTGAGCCCGCTCGAGCGAGCACGGCTGCGACTGGCTGCAGTGTCCGGAGTCCTTGCCGTCCGGCGCTGCGAAGTACACCGTCCGAGGCGCGGCCTGCGCCTGCAGGGGAATGAGCGCTGATGCGATCACGGCGCAGGTGCCGAGCGCTGCCAGGGTGCCTGCCCTGCGCGTCCATCGTCTGCTCACCGAGCGTGTCGAGTCTGACGTCGATGTCATGTTCGATCGCTTCCTGTGATGGGGGCGTTGATGCCCGCCACAGAGTTAGCATACGTATGATGTTTGCGACAAGATTTATATGACGTCTGCTTTAGGGCCCTGGACGACTAGCTAGCTTGTCCGGGTCGGGTCCGGGACGAGCCCTGTGCCGTGCAGTTCCTCCCACAGCGCCTCCGGGATCACCGCCCGATACCGCGCGACATTGCTTCGCACGTGTTCCTGGGTGCGCATCCCTGTCACCACCGAGGCGACCGCGGGGTGGCGCAACGGGTATTGGATGGCGGCCACGGGAAGCTCCACGCCGTGTCGCTCACAGACTGCGGCAATGCGGGCGACACGTTCGACGACGGCTCGCGGCGCTGCTCTGTAGTTGTAGGTTGCCGAGCCGTCCACGGCCGTACTGCTCAGCAGTCCGGAGTTGTAGACCGCCGCGGCGACGACACCGACGCCGCGGGCGCTGGCGACGGGCAGCAGGTCGTCCAGTGCCGATTGGTCGAGAAGGGTGAACCGCCCGGCGACCATCACCACGTCGACGTCGGTCTGCCTTACGAACTCGGCCAGCATCGCTGCCTGGTTCATGCCGGCGCCAATGGCACCGACGACGCCCTGCTCCCGAAGCTCGGCCAGAGCAGCGACCCCGCTCACCGATGCCGGTCCCCAATGATCGTCCGGATCGTGCAGATAGGCGATGTCAAGCCGGTCCGTCCCGAGGCGAGCCAGTGACTCCTCCACGGAGCGAAGGATCCCGTCGCGGCTGAAGTCCCAGACGCGCCTCTTCGCTGCCGGCACGATGAACCCGTCGTCGTCGAGCCGGTGACGCGTGTCCGGGCTGTCCTCGAGCAGGCGGCCGACCTTCGAAGAGATGACGGTGCCTCGCCGAGTGGTCGCATGCAGGGCGTCCCCCAGGCGGCGTTCGGACAACCCGAGGCCGTAATGCGGCGCGGTGTCGAAGTAGCGGATCCCTTCCTCGGCTGCGGCTCTGACGGCGCGATGTGACTCGTCGTCGGTCGTCTCGGTGAACAGGTTGCCGAACTGGGCTGCACCCAAGCCCAACTCCGTGAGCTGGTGCCCGGTTCGCAGCCCTCGGGCCGGCAGCATCTGTTCTATGGATGCAGGGTCGCGCGGCGGTCGCTTACTGGTCACGAGGCCGACTATAGCTGCGACAGCATACGTATTATGTTTCCTGTTAGGGTACGCGGGCTGTGGGCCGCTGCGGCCTGCGGCATAGCGAGGAGGAGCCGGTCGCATGCTGGCGGCAAGTTATGTAGGTGCGCGCACAATGACGGTCGAGGAGCGGGAACCGGCCGAGCCACGTGCAGGGGAGGTCCAGATCGCCGTGGCTTACGTCGGAATCTGCGGCACGGACCTCCACGTGTTCCACGGGGACATGGACGGTCGGGTCAGCAAGCCAGCGACGATCGGACACGAGATGTCAGGCACGATCGTCGCCCTCGGCGCCGGCGTGGAGGGCTGGTCGGTGGGTGATGCGGTGACCGTCATGCCGCTGGCCTGGGACGGCACCTGTCCGGCCTGCCGTGCTGGGAACGAGCACATCTGCCAGAACCTGAACTTCATCGGCATCGACACCCCCGGAGCACTTCAGGAGCGCTGGAATGTACCGGCGTCGACACTCGTGCGGCTGCCGTCACAGATGTCGCTGCGAGACGCCGCGCTCGTGGAGCCCGTCGCGGTGGCAGTTCACGACGTACGACGTTCCGAACTCGCCGCAGGTGGCAAGGCGTTCGTTATCGGTGCGGGCCCGATAGGCGTTCTGATCGCGATCGTCGCTGCCGCGGTCGGCGCCGAGGTCGTGATCGCCGAGATGGACCCGACCCGGCGGTCCGCCGCCGAGGAGATGGGACTGACGACGCTGGACCCCTCGTCGGTCGACCAGGTCGCCTGGGTGGAGGAGTGGACGGACGGCGCCGGAGCGGACGTCGTGTTCGAAGTCTCCGGCTCGGCCGCCGCCGTGCTCGGCGCCACCAGCTTGGCGAAGGTCCGTGGCACGCTCGTGGTGGTGGCCATCCACTCGCAACCGCGGCCCATTGACCTGCACCGCGTGTTCTGGCGGGAGCTGAGGTTGCTCGGGGCACGGGTCTACCAGCGCCACGACTTCGAGCGCGCCATCGAGCTCTTGGCCGAGGGCGCCATCCCGGCCGAGAGGCTCATCACGGGCATCGTGCCCCTGAGTGAGATCGAACCGGCCCTTGGTGTCCTCGAGGCGGGGCAGGCTATGAAACTGCTCGTCGCGGTGAGCGCGTCATGAACCCGTTCGACCTGACCGGCCGCCTTGCCGTCGTGACGGGGGCCAAGCGTGGAATCGGGTTCGCCGTCGCCGAGGCTCTGGCCGCTGCCGGTGCCGACATCGTCGGACTCTCTGCCACCCTCGATCCGGCGTCGTCGGCGATTGGCGACCGCGTGCGCCAACTCGGCCGT containing:
- a CDS encoding NADP-dependent oxidoreductase yields the protein MQAITVRDREVGLAGMSLTDMPYPHAAENDVIVRVHAAGFTPGELDWPATWTDRAGRDRTPSVPGHELSGVVVELGYGTTGLSVGQRVFGLADWTRNGTLAEYTAVEARNLAPLPVDVDHTVAAALPISGLTAWQGLFDHGRLTTGQTVLIHGATGGVGSIAVQLAHEVGARVIGTGRASGRDKALALGVDTFIDLQTEKLEDAGEADVVFDVIGGDILDRSAALVRPGGTLVTIVMPAKVHPKDGRAIFFVVEPDRARLTDLAARLRDGRLKPFVGAVRPLAEAPSAFAPGKRTPGKTIIRVTDG
- a CDS encoding cupin domain-containing protein; the encoded protein is MIRKRIAASLLAVATLTAATACSTSAQPTHVKGTTAAVASPAAMASTRPTETLKPLLQQALPNVKGKTFTSVIVDFPPNARAMSHRHGQAFVYAYVLEGTVRSQLAGKPVSTYHQGDNWVETPGAHHLLTENTSPTERARLLVVFVSNTGEKLKIDDPAS
- a CDS encoding carboxymuconolactone decarboxylase family protein, translated to MTDPQRVDIGKQHPAAYKTLIALSSQVEEAAATAGLDPLLVELLRIRTSQINGCAFCLRMHTRDALKKGENPDRIAVLPAWAETGYFSETDRAALRLTEAITRVPDGHVSDEDFNAAAAVLAPDQVSAIAWLSTVMNAFNRVAITSRYPVGN
- a CDS encoding right-handed parallel beta-helix repeat-containing protein is translated as MSVQLADGTYRLSEPLRFGPGNDGGDHTVHWNAAPDAHPVITGASKVTGWSKSEAGSGIWEANTPSGLDTRQLYVNGVIAPRAAIRLANADVSPTATGLTIKNPALSYLATLPDQGRIEFESLGDFTNRYSPVQSISATEITMAQPAWDNNTWGWDTVQNSFLAGPSWYLDNSLSFLTQVGQWYIDPGARKLYYKPADGVDPNQLDIELPRLETLISIGGTYGKPVTGLAFKGIQFSGTSWLGPSTDGYADQQNGLFIKGAYDYRPADAFTSCSRGCEMFERARTSWYQEPAAVQVSAASRISFTGNTFTNLGQSALGVGNDANATTTGVGLGASDIDVVGNRFMENSGHGVAVGGVLPDAHHPSNPRMTNRNILIANNTINRVAVDYKDNSGILSTYVTNARILHNEVSNVPYDGIDTGYGWGINDAGGSNDYVDRGYYKWNTLYTTPTTLRDNRVEGNLVHNTKARFADGGSVYNLSASPGTVVAKNYLFNISGVGLYLDEGSRSMSYENNVVQGGSFLFTNAYSLRNNTSDNVIQNNWYNSGGASTPNAEAHNNKLINNVKVTGVNWPAGAQDVICQAGVAPQYRTSLNANQFGFSGCAVDAPVAAGHAAAGGSAVSSYFGQSGDGFGIAAAGTDVWGAGGQHDDQFGSIYRAGSFNADSSVSTRVVSVNDANAWAKSGVMVRNDMAKAGESAGYAVVAVTARNGAVFEWDTNGDGYLDTDARVSVDNYRPIWVKLTRSGSSFSASYSYDGANYAPIGQPVTLTSAAVKQDAGIFSTSHDAAQSAINQFDSGAFTAVTMP
- a CDS encoding aldo/keto reductase yields the protein MLPARGLRTGHQLTELGLGAAQFGNLFTETTDDESHRAVRAAAEEGIRYFDTAPHYGLGLSERRLGDALHATTRRGTVISSKVGRLLEDSPDTRHRLDDDGFIVPAAKRRVWDFSRDGILRSVEESLARLGTDRLDIAYLHDPDDHWGPASVSGVAALAELREQGVVGAIGAGMNQAAMLAEFVRQTDVDVVMVAGRFTLLDQSALDDLLPVASARGVGVVAAAVYNSGLLSSTAVDGSATYNYRAAPRAVVERVARIAAVCERHGVELPVAAIQYPLRHPAVASVVTGMRTQEHVRSNVARYRAVIPEALWEELHGTGLVPDPTRTS
- a CDS encoding zinc-binding dehydrogenase → MTVEEREPAEPRAGEVQIAVAYVGICGTDLHVFHGDMDGRVSKPATIGHEMSGTIVALGAGVEGWSVGDAVTVMPLAWDGTCPACRAGNEHICQNLNFIGIDTPGALQERWNVPASTLVRLPSQMSLRDAALVEPVAVAVHDVRRSELAAGGKAFVIGAGPIGVLIAIVAAAVGAEVVIAEMDPTRRSAAEEMGLTTLDPSSVDQVAWVEEWTDGAGADVVFEVSGSAAAVLGATSLAKVRGTLVVVAIHSQPRPIDLHRVFWRELRLLGARVYQRHDFERAIELLAEGAIPAERLITGIVPLSEIEPALGVLEAGQAMKLLVAVSAS